Sequence from the Actinomyces slackii genome:
GCCGGTGCCGGTGCCGTCGGCGTTGATCGTGATCGAGCCGAGCTCGGCGACCTCAGCCTGGTCCGGCTCGGAGTTCAGGGTGAGCCGGGCGGTCTCGCCGGCGGAGAGTCCGGAGAGCTCCACGTTGAAGGTGGTGGCACCGTTCTCAGAGGTGATCGTGAAGTTGCCGGTGACCTCGGTGTTGTCGAAGAAGACCGGGTAGCCGGCGAGGGCAGTCTGCTGGTTGTAGGCGCCGCAGGCGGCTGCGACGCTCCAGCCGTCCTTCGCGGTGTCGCCGCCGGCGACCTGCTCGGGGATGTTGAGCGTGGTGGACCAGGAGCCGTCAGCGCTGGGGGTGACCGTGACGGTCCGGCTCAGATCCGCATCGTTCCCACCGGGCGGGACCAGGCCGACGATGACCTGCGCGTCCTGTCCGGTGCATCCGACTCCGGAGACCGCGTAGGCGGTGTTCGCCGGGTCAACGGCCGGGTCATTGGGCTGGGCGATGGCGAAACTGGTGGCTCCGTTGCCGTTGGTGGCCTCATCAGCCAGGGCGGGAACGGCGACCAGGGAAGCGCCGATCATAGCGGTGCCAGCGCCAAGCGCGGCGAGGGGGCGTCCGAGACGCATTGGAGACCTCCAAGGGTGGGATGGGTAGGAAGGTGGCGTCGTGATGCCAATGTGACAAGATAGAGACTAACGCGAACCAGGGGGCCTCTGCCAACTGTTTTCGTTGCGAAAATGTGATCTTCAACGGCACCTGCGGGCCGACTCGGGGTTCACCAGATGCATACGCGCTGGTCAGGGGCCATCCACAGAGCATCTCCGGGTTTAACATCGAAGGCCTCGTAGAAGGCGTCGATGTTGCGCACGATCCCGTTGCAGCGGAACTCGGCCGGCGAGTGGGGGTCGATGGTCAGCAGCAGCTCGGCGTAGTCGTCGCGGTTCTTGGCCCGCCAGATCCGCGCCCAGGAGTAGAAGAAGCGCTGCAGGGCGGTCAGTCCGTCGATGACGGGGGCCTGCTCCACGGCGATGCCCCGGTGGGCCAGGGCCAGGCGGTAGGCCTTCAGGGCGATGCCCAGGCCGCCCAGGTCGCCGATGTTCTCCCCGATCGTCAGGGCGCCGTTGACATGGGGCACATCCTCGGCGGGGGTTCCGGCCGCCTCGTGCTTGGCCGCCAGCGCGGCGGGCGTGTAGGCCTCGTACTGCTCGATGAGGGCGGTGGTGCGCTGGGTGAAGGCCTCCCGGTCGGCCTGCGTCCACCAGTCGGAGACCTTCCCGGTGCCGTCGAAGGTCGAGCCCTGGTCATCGAAGCCATGGCCGATCTCGTGGCCGATCACCGCGCCGATGCCCGCGTAGTTGACGGCGTCATCGAGGTCGGGGTCGAAGAAGGGGGGCTGGAGGATCGCGGCGGGGAAGACGATCTCATTCATGGTCGGGTTGTAGTAGGCGTTGACCGTCTGGGGGGTCATGTGCCACTCCTGGCGATCCACCGGCCCCTCGAGCTTGCGCAGGGAGCGGGCCAGATCGGCGGCCTCGACGCTGCGCACGCTCGCCAGCAGGTCCCCGGGGGTGATCGCGACGGCGGAGTAGTCCCGCCAGCGCACCGGATAGCCGATCTTGGGGGTGAAGAGCTCCAGCTTGTCCAGGGCGCGCTGGCGCGTGGCGGCCGACATCCACTCCAGGGAGGTGATCGAGTCCCGGTAGGCCTCGATGAGCCGGTCGACCAGGGCCTCCATCGCCTCCTTGTGGGAGGCGGGGAAGTGGCGCTCGACGTAGAGCTCTCCCAGTGCCTCGCCCAGGCAGGACTCCACCAGCCCCACGCCGCGCTTCCAGCGGGCGCGCAGCTCGTCGGTTCCCTGGAGGGTGCGCCGGTAGAAGTCGAAGTTCTCCTCGACGAAGGCGCGCGAGAGCAGGGAGGCGCGCGCGTGGACCAGGTGCCAGGCCGCCCAGGCCCGCAGGTCCTCCAGGTCCGTGGCCTGCCACACGCCGGCCATATGCGGCAGGTAGTCGGGCTGGGTGACGATGGCCTCGTCCAGGAATGACGTGGACTCGACCCCGCAGCCCGCGGCTGCCTGGCGCAGTCCCTCGCGCCAGGCAGCCCAGGGGAACCCCGGCGCGCTGGCCACGGCCTCATCCCAGGAGGAGGGGTTGTTCATCCTCTCCACATCCCGGCACGAGACCCTGTCCCAGTGGCCCTTGGCCAGAGCCGTCTCCAGGGCCATGATGCGCTCGGCCAGCTCGGAGGCGGGGGAGCCCAGGGCCGCGGGCAGATCCGCGAGCGCCAGGATCCGGCCGATGTGCCCCGTGTAGGAGGCGCGCAGCTCGGCCCGGGACTCCTCGCGGTAGTAGGACTCGTCGGGCAGGCCGATGCCGGCCTGGCCCATCCACGTCGTGTAGCGGTCGGGGTTGTTGAGGTCGACCTCGACATCGGCCTCGATGGGGCCCATGAAGCCGGCGGGGGCGGCCGCCCCCAGGGCGCGCGCCAGCGCGTCCTTATCACTGGCACCCAGGATCGGTGCGAGATCGCAGGCCAGGGGGGAGGCGCCGAGCTCCTCCAGGTGATCCTCATCCATGAAGGCGGCGTACAGGGCGCCGATCTTGTCCCGGTTGGAGGATGGCACCGGCTGCTGCGCCGTCACCCAGGCCTGGGAGGCCTCCTCGATGAGCTCGTGGCAGGCGGCCTCGGCGGCGTCGCGCAGCGCGACGAATGAGCCGGTCCCCGGTCGGTCGGCGGGGATCTCCGCGGTGGCCAGCCACGTGCCGTTGGCGTGGCGGAACAGGTCGTCCTGGGGGCGCACGTCGGTGTCGCGCGCCTCGGTGTCGAGGACTCCGGCCAGAAGGGTGGGGGCGGACAGTGCGGGCTCCGAGGGGGAGGCGGTAGTCATGCGAACACGCTAGCGCTGTCCCCGCAGGTGAGCCGCCTTCACCCCGGGGTGCGCACAGGTGTTCGCGTGAGGCACAATCCGCTTATGCGCATCCACCTCGCCTCCGACCACGCCGGTTTCGAGTTCAAGGCGGCGCTGTCCGCCCATCTCAGCGACTCCGGGCACGAGGTCGTCGACCACGGCGCTTTCGCCTATGACCCGGATGATGACTATCCCGCTTTCTGCCTGGCGTGCGGGGAGGCGGTGGTGGCCGATGCCGGCAGCCTGGGCGTGGTGCTGGGCGGCAGCGGCAATGGCGAGCAGATCGCCGCCAATAAGGTCGACGGCGTGCGCGCGGCCCTGGCCTGGTCGGTGGAGACCGCCCAACTGGCCCGCCAGCACAACAACGCCAATATCGTGGCCCTGGGAGGGCGCATGCACTCCCTGGCCCAGGGCCTGGAGATCATCGATGCCTTCATCGCCGAGCCCTTCAGCGGCGATGAGCGGCATGTCAGGCGCATCGCCCAGCTCGTCGACTACGAGTTGCGCGTCCATGAGGGCCAGCCGGGCACTCTGGGCTGAGAGGCGCGCGCCGTGCCCGAGGGCCACACGATCCACCGCCTGGCGGCCGCCCTTGGCGAGCTCTACGGCGGACAGCGCCTGCGCGCCTCCTCGCCCCAGGGGCGCTTCAGCGCCGGCGCGCAGCGCGTGGACGGCCAGGTGCTCCTTGGCGCTCAGGCCCACGGCAAGCACCTCTTCCTCCCCTTCGGCCCCGAGGCGGGGATGCCGCTGGAGGAGGAGGCCGTCACCTGGTTGCGCATCCACCTGGGCCTGTACGGCTCATGGACCTTCGACGGCGATCGGGAGTTCACCGCGCCCCACGCCATCGGGGCACCGCGGCGCCGGGTGGGGGAGCGCGGCGAGCATGCCCTGAGCGGTGGGGGAGGGTCAGCGCTCGCCGGGCTGAGCGGCGGGCAGGACCACGATGGGCGCCCGACGGCTCCGGCTCCCGATGACTGGCAGCCTCCTGACCCGCGCGGCGCGGTGCGCCTGCGCCTCCAGGGTGAGCATGGGGTGGCGGATCTGACCGGGCCGGCCGCATGCGAGGTGCTGGATGGGCGGGGCGTGGCTGCGGTGCGCCGTCGTCTGGGCCCCGACCCGCTGCGAGCCGACGGCGATCCACAGGTCTTCGTGGAGGCGGCCCGCTCCCGGCGGCGCGCCATCGCCGAGCTGCTCATGGACCAGGCCGTCATCGCCGGGGCCGGTAACATCTTCCGCGCCGAGGTCCTCTTCCGCGTGGGCGTGGCGCCGCTGCGCCCGGGCAACCGGATCTCGCAGGCGCGCCTGCGGGCCATCTGGGAGGACCTGGTCCCACTGATGGACTACGGCGTGGCCACGGGCTTCATCACCACCGTTGATCCTCGTGACGTCCCCGACCAGCCGGTCCCGGGAGACCAGGAGGCGCGGCGCTGGTACGTCTACCACCGCACCGGGCGGCCATGCCTGCGCTGCGGGACCGCGGTGCGAGAGCAGGACCTGGCCGGGCGCAGGCTCTTCTGGTGCCCGGCCTGCCAGGCGCACTGACATCTTCTGCGATGCCCTCCGCCCTGGTGACGCGGGCCGGGGGAGCCTCAGATGTAGATGGTGGGGTCGAGCATGAGCTCGGGATCCGTGCGCGGGTCACGGGCCCGGCTGGGCACGCCCACGGCCACATGCCCCTGGGGCAGGTTCTTGACCAGGACCGCGTTGGCGCCGATCTTCGCCCCGTCCTCGACCGTGACGGGCCCCAGGACCTTGGCCCCGGCGCCGATCTGCACATCGGAGCCGATGGTGGGGTGGCGCTTGCCGGGGTTCATGGAGACTCCGCCCAGGGTGACGCCGTGGAACATGAGGACGTCATCGCCGACCTCGGCCGTCTCGCCGATGACCACGCCCATGCCGTGGTCGATGAAGAAGCGCTGGCCGATCTTGGCGGCTGGATGGATCTCGATGCCGGTGGCGCTGCGGGCGATCTGGGCCAGGGCTCGCGCGGCGAAGCGGTGGCCGCGATGCCAGAGCTTGTGCGCGGCGCGGTGGGCCCACAGCGCGTGGACGCCGGGGTAGAGCAGCGCGACCTCCGCGCTGGAGCGCGCCGCGGGGTCGCGCCGGCGGGCGGTGGCCAGGTCCTCGCGGGCCTGGTCGAACAGGGAGCGCTTGGGGTCATGCATGGTGTTTCCTCATCAGTGGGATGACAGTGGAGGCGGCCCGGCGGCGGTGGGTCGGGCTCCTGAGGGGGAGCGGACGGCGGCGCCCCGGGATGCGGGGCGCCGCCGTCGCGCTGCGGCGGGCATGCCTCCGCGCCGCCCCCGTGACTCAGTTGAGCAGGTCCTGGAACAGGACCGTGGACAGGTAGCGCTCACCGGTGTCGGGCAGGACCGTGACGATGGTCTTGCCGGCGAACTCGGGGCGCTGGGCCACCTGCACGGCGGCGGCCAGGGCGGCGCCCGAGGAGATGCCCACGAGCAGGCCCTCCTCGGCGGCGGCGCGGCGGGCGTAGGCGATGGCCTGCTCGGACTCGACGTGGAGCAGCTCGTCCCAGATGCCCTGGTCCAGGACGTCGGGCACGATGTTGGGGCCCATGCCCTGGATCTTGTGGGGCGACCAGGAGCCCTCGCTCAGCAGCGGGGACTCGGCGGGCTCGACACCGAAGACCTTGACCTCGGGCTTCTCGGCGCGCAGGACCTGCCCCACACCGGTCAGGGTGCCGCCGGTGCCGATGCCGGAGACGAAGGCGTCGAACTCGCCGTCGGTCTGCTCCAGGATCTCGCGTGCCGTGGTCTCACGGTGGACCTTGGGGTTGGCGGGGTTGGAGAACTGGGAGGCCAGGATGGAGTTGGGGGTGGCTGCCTGGATCTCCTCGGCGCGCTTGACGGCGCCGGCAACGCCGCCCTCGGTGGTCAGGACCAGCTCGGCGCCGAAGGCGCGCATGATGGCGCGGCGCTCCTTGGAGAAGGTCTCGGGCATGGTGATGACCACCTTGTAGCCCAGCGCGGCGCCCACCATGGCCAGGCCCACGCCGGTGTTGCCCGAGGTGGCCTCGATGATGGTGCCCCCGGGCTTGAGCTCACCGGACTCCTCGGCGGCCCGCACGATGGACAGGGCGATGCGGTCCTTGACGCTGGATGCGGGCTCGAAGGCCTCGACCTTGGCCAGGATGGTGGCCGGGGCGCCGTCGGAGACGCGGTTGATGCGGACCAAGGGGGTGTTGCCGACGAGGCCGGTGACGTCGTTCGCGTAGGCCATGGTGATTCCTTTGCTTGTGTGCGGTCGGCGGGGCCCGCGGGCGCAGGCCGCCGGTGCTCATGCCTGAGCGGTTCGTGAGGGATGCGGTTCGCGGCCGCTGGGGTCGAGGGCGGGAAGCCTGCTCGCAGAGCGCCGGGCATGCGCGCTGCGACGCGCGCACAGAGTCAGGGCCTGGCGCCCTGGAGACACCGACAGCAGAAGGGGGACATCGCACGCATGACGGGCATCGTCATCACGGGGTCCTCCTCTCCTGCGCCGCTGCTCATCGTCAGCGGCTCATCGTCCTGGTGTCGAGCCTGGTCATCAACTGGGCCTGAGATGCCGCGGCCGACGACCTGGCGGCAGATTACCCGCCGCCAGGCCGAATGACGACCGTGGATCGATGTGATCTGGGGACATGTTCGCGGTGGGCATGATCCGGCGCCCTAATCCCGGGCTGATGCGCGCACCGTCGCCCCATCGCGTCGG
This genomic interval carries:
- a CDS encoding ribose-5-phosphate isomerase encodes the protein MRIHLASDHAGFEFKAALSAHLSDSGHEVVDHGAFAYDPDDDYPAFCLACGEAVVADAGSLGVVLGGSGNGEQIAANKVDGVRAALAWSVETAQLARQHNNANIVALGGRMHSLAQGLEIIDAFIAEPFSGDERHVRRIAQLVDYELRVHEGQPGTLG
- a CDS encoding Fpg/Nei family DNA glycosylase — protein: MPEGHTIHRLAAALGELYGGQRLRASSPQGRFSAGAQRVDGQVLLGAQAHGKHLFLPFGPEAGMPLEEEAVTWLRIHLGLYGSWTFDGDREFTAPHAIGAPRRRVGERGEHALSGGGGSALAGLSGGQDHDGRPTAPAPDDWQPPDPRGAVRLRLQGEHGVADLTGPAACEVLDGRGVAAVRRRLGPDPLRADGDPQVFVEAARSRRRAIAELLMDQAVIAGAGNIFRAEVLFRVGVAPLRPGNRISQARLRAIWEDLVPLMDYGVATGFITTVDPRDVPDQPVPGDQEARRWYVYHRTGRPCLRCGTAVREQDLAGRRLFWCPACQAH
- the cysE gene encoding serine O-acetyltransferase; this encodes MHDPKRSLFDQAREDLATARRRDPAARSSAEVALLYPGVHALWAHRAAHKLWHRGHRFAARALAQIARSATGIEIHPAAKIGQRFFIDHGMGVVIGETAEVGDDVLMFHGVTLGGVSMNPGKRHPTIGSDVQIGAGAKVLGPVTVEDGAKIGANAVLVKNLPQGHVAVGVPSRARDPRTDPELMLDPTIYI
- a CDS encoding M13 family metallopeptidase; this translates as MTTASPSEPALSAPTLLAGVLDTEARDTDVRPQDDLFRHANGTWLATAEIPADRPGTGSFVALRDAAEAACHELIEEASQAWVTAQQPVPSSNRDKIGALYAAFMDEDHLEELGASPLACDLAPILGASDKDALARALGAAAPAGFMGPIEADVEVDLNNPDRYTTWMGQAGIGLPDESYYREESRAELRASYTGHIGRILALADLPAALGSPASELAERIMALETALAKGHWDRVSCRDVERMNNPSSWDEAVASAPGFPWAAWREGLRQAAAGCGVESTSFLDEAIVTQPDYLPHMAGVWQATDLEDLRAWAAWHLVHARASLLSRAFVEENFDFYRRTLQGTDELRARWKRGVGLVESCLGEALGELYVERHFPASHKEAMEALVDRLIEAYRDSITSLEWMSAATRQRALDKLELFTPKIGYPVRWRDYSAVAITPGDLLASVRSVEAADLARSLRKLEGPVDRQEWHMTPQTVNAYYNPTMNEIVFPAAILQPPFFDPDLDDAVNYAGIGAVIGHEIGHGFDDQGSTFDGTGKVSDWWTQADREAFTQRTTALIEQYEAYTPAALAAKHEAAGTPAEDVPHVNGALTIGENIGDLGGLGIALKAYRLALAHRGIAVEQAPVIDGLTALQRFFYSWARIWRAKNRDDYAELLLTIDPHSPAEFRCNGIVRNIDAFYEAFDVKPGDALWMAPDQRVCIW
- the cysK gene encoding cysteine synthase A, with translation MAYANDVTGLVGNTPLVRINRVSDGAPATILAKVEAFEPASSVKDRIALSIVRAAEESGELKPGGTIIEATSGNTGVGLAMVGAALGYKVVITMPETFSKERRAIMRAFGAELVLTTEGGVAGAVKRAEEIQAATPNSILASQFSNPANPKVHRETTAREILEQTDGEFDAFVSGIGTGGTLTGVGQVLRAEKPEVKVFGVEPAESPLLSEGSWSPHKIQGMGPNIVPDVLDQGIWDELLHVESEQAIAYARRAAAEEGLLVGISSGAALAAAVQVAQRPEFAGKTIVTVLPDTGERYLSTVLFQDLLN